The genome window GTCCAGGAAGAATCCGGGTCGCAAGCTCATTCGCCGAGGATCTGCGTGATGAAGGCGGCCACGGTGCCCGGGTCGAGAACGATCATGAACACCAGCCCGAACACGGCGCCATAGAAGTGGGCATCATGCGCCACGTTGTCCTGGCCACGCTTGTCCATGTACCAACTGTACGCCAGGTAGAGACCACCGAAGACCCAGGCCGGTATGGGCGCCGGAATGAACAGGAAGCGGATGGTGTTGGTGGGGGTCATCAGGATGTACGCGAACAGCACCGCCGAGACAGCCCCGCTGGCCCCCACAGCGCGGTAGTTCGGATCATGGATGTGGCGCCGGTATGCGGGAAGCGAAGAGAAAAGGACGCCACCGAGGTAGAGCGTGGCGAAAGCGAGCGCCGGCGCCGCCGGGGCGTAGAACCAGAGCGCTTGCTCCACATGCTGCCCGAAGCCAAAGAGCACGAACATGTTCACCAGCAGGTGCGGCCAATTCGCATGGATGAAGGCGTGCGTGATGAAGCGGTGCCATTGCCCGCGAGCCTTGATCACGAAGGGCTCGAAGAGCAGGTCGCTGAAGAGCTTCTGGTTCCCGAACGCGAGGACCGATAGCACCACGCTGGCACCAAGCAGAAGCAAGGTGATGGGGGCGCCGGTCTCGTCGAGCATGCATCAATAGGTATGGTCCCGCAAGATCCTCCACCCCTCAGGCTGCCGCTCCCAAAGCAGTGCAAAGGCCCCTTCCAAGGTATCGGCCTTCCGGTGCAGGGCCCAGGATCCCGAGAGCCAGGCATGGTCCGCGCCTGCGGGCAGCAGCTCGTGTATGCCGAACCGGAGATCGCCCATATGCTCGGGTGTGGGGTACGAACGCATGTAGTTCTCCGTGACCTGCTGCTTGCCGCATGTATTGCCCTTCGGGCTGTGGAAGCAGATGCTGTCGGCATAGGCTGCCATGAAGCCTGGAATATCGCCCCGGTCCCAAGCAGCTTCCTGTTCGGCCATGAGCTGGCGGATCGCCGATTCATCGGCCTGCCCGAAGGGAGCTTGGCACGATGCGACCAAGAGCAGCAGGATGACCAATTGACGCATGCGGGCTAAAGAAAGCAAAAGGCCATCCGCCTTTCGGGGGATGGCCTTGGTAGCGCGGGGGAGACTTGAACTCCCGACCTCAGGATTATGAATCATGCGCTCTAACCAGCTGAGCTACCGCGCCAAGCCCCAAGGGGGTATTCGAGGGGCGGCAAATATAGGATCGGCATCCAAGGCGGACTTGCACGGAAAAATCATCCGTCTACCTTTAGCCGCTACCCTACCAACGCGCATCGACCTATGGCCAAGAAGAAGTCCTCGACATCCAAGGGAGTGAAGAAAACCTCGAGCAAGCCTTCCGCTCCCCCGAAGAAGAAGCCTTCAGCCGGAAAAAGCGTGAAGCCATCGAAGGCAAAGCCGAAGACCGTTGCCAAGGCCTTGAAGAAACCCGTCGCGAAGAAGTCCCTTGCCAAGGCCAATAAGCCGGCACCAAAGGCAACCAAGCCGAAACCGAATACCCAATCACCGAGCTTGAAGAAGGCCGCAAAGCCGAGGTCCGAGGCCAAGGCTGCGAGCCCCAAGAAGGGGGTGAAGCCCGTAGCTCAGGCACCAGCGAAGAAGCCGCTCGCCAAGCCCCCGCTGGCGAAGAAGGTCGCGAAGCCTGCTGCTCCCAAGACCTCAGATCCCATTCAGGCAGCTGCTCCCAAGCCGGAACCCAAGCGCGCTGCACCGGCGCCAGTGATCGCAACAGCGCCAGCCGAGAAACCGGTGCCGCGCCCAGTGGAGCGGAAACCCCTCAAGGAGCGCGTGGTGATCGAGTTCGAGATCAACAGCAACCCCAACGTGCTCTATGAGCTGATCAGCTCACCGAGCGGTTTCAGTGAGTGGTATTGCGATGATGTGGACGTGCGCGGCGACCATTACACCTTCAAATGGGGCACCGATGAGGAGGCCGCCACCATGATCGGACGGAAGGCACCGGAGGTGATCCGCTTCCGTCGGAACGATGATGACGACCCGGCCGCCTATTTCGAGTTCCGCATCCGCATCGACGATATGACCAATGAGGTGGCCCTGATCGTCACCGACCATGCCTGGCCCGGCGATGTGGAGAATGTGCGCAGCCTCTGGTCGTCGCAGATTGCCAACCTCACGCGCGTGCTGGGCGCATAGGTCCCTGATCGGCGCACCTTTGCCGCCGTTGGTGCGCCCAATGGCCGCATGAAGAAGCTGCATCGCATGATCATCCGGGCCTTCATCGGCCCGCTGGCCATCACGTTCCTGGTGGTGGTCTTCATCCTGGTGATGCAGTTCCTGTGGAAGTACGTGGACGAGCTGATGGGCAAGGGACTCCCGATCAGCGTGGTGCTGGAACTGCTGCTCTATGCAGGCTCGAGTTTCGTGCCATTGGCCCTGCCGCTGGCCATCCTGCTCGCTTCGCTGATGACCATGGGCGGATTGGGGGAGAACAGCGAATTGGTGCCGATGCGCTCTGCTGGCCTCGGGCTCGGCCGCATCCTGATGCCGCTGATCGCCTTCACGCTGGTGCTGGCCGGCTTCTCCTTGTTCTTCAGCAACAACGTGCTGCCCCGGGCCAACCTCAAGTTCCACAGCCTGCTCTATGACATGCGCGAGAAGAAGCCTGCGCTGAGCATCACCCCCGGCATCTTCTACAACGGCATCGACGGCTTCTCGATCCGCGTGATGGACAAGGATGTGGAGACCGGCCGGCTCACTGATGTCCTCATCTATGACCATCGCGGAGCCCGGCGGGGCAACAGCACGGTGATACGAGCCGAACGCGGGATCATGGAACGCAGCGCCGATGGGAATTTCCTGGTGCTCACCCTCGAGGACGGGCACTTCTACGATGAGGGAGGCGCTCCTCCCGACCGCCGTGCGCGCTGGCCCATGATGCGCGGCACCTTCACCAAGGACGTGATCACGATGGACCTCAGCGGCTTGGGCATGCAGCGCACCGACGAGGACTTGTACCGTGACCACTACAAGATGCTCACCATGGGGCAGCTCACCAACGGGATCGACAGCCTCAACGGGACCTTGGCGCTCCGCCGAGCAGAGCAAGCGGATCATTTGCGCAACAGCCTCTTCGCGCTGCGCACCGTGAAAGCACCGATCCGCGACGCACAGGATCCGAAGCCCTCCATGCGGTCCTGGCTCGATTCGCTGCCGCCTGCCGCCCGGAGCGAAGCCTTTGACCTGGCCATGAACATGGCGCGCGCCAATGCCAGCTTCGCCGAGCGGTGCGCGCGCGAAGTGGAGGGCCGGCAGGACCAGCTCGCGCGTTTCTCCGCTGAATGGCACCGGAAGCCCATGCTGGCCATGGCCTGCCTGGTCTTCTTCCTGATCGGCGCTCCACTCGGAGCCATCATCCGCCGCGGCGGCATGGGCCTCCCGGTGGTGCTCGCCATCCTGTTCTTCCTGGTGTTCCACATCGTGAGCTTCGCCACGGAGAAACTCGTGATCGCCGGTGAGATGAGAGGCTGGCCGGGCATGTGGATGGGCCTGCTCGTGCTCCTGCCCGTTGGCCTCTTCATCACCTGGAAGGCATCGGTGGACAGCCCCCTGCTTGACCGCGATGCGTATCATCGCGGCTGGGAGCGCCTCCGCTCCCGTTTGCGCCGAAGCAAGAACGATGCGCATCCTGCAGCTCTGCAATAAGCCGCCCTGGCCGCCCATCGATGGCGGGAGCAAGGCCATGCACAACATCACCAGGGGCCTGCTCAGCGCCGGCCATCAGGTGAAGGTGCTCTGCATCAGCACCGCCAAGCAGCCGCTCGATCCAGAATCCGTGCCCCCTGATTTCATGCGCGCCACCCGGATGGAAGGCGTGTTCGTGGACACCGCCATCAATGTGGTGGATGCATTGTCCGACCTGCTCACGGCGGACAACTACAACATCAGCCGCTTCTTCTCGCCGGACATGGACATCCGGCTCATCCGGCTGCTCTCCGAGGAGAAGTTCGACATCGTTCAGCTCGAGAGCCTCTTCATGACGCCTTACATCGCCACCATCCGGCGT of Flavobacteriales bacterium contains these proteins:
- a CDS encoding LptF/LptG family permease, with amino-acid sequence MKKLHRMIIRAFIGPLAITFLVVVFILVMQFLWKYVDELMGKGLPISVVLELLLYAGSSFVPLALPLAILLASLMTMGGLGENSELVPMRSAGLGLGRILMPLIAFTLVLAGFSLFFSNNVLPRANLKFHSLLYDMREKKPALSITPGIFYNGIDGFSIRVMDKDVETGRLTDVLIYDHRGARRGNSTVIRAERGIMERSADGNFLVLTLEDGHFYDEGGAPPDRRARWPMMRGTFTKDVITMDLSGLGMQRTDEDLYRDHYKMLTMGQLTNGIDSLNGTLALRRAEQADHLRNSLFALRTVKAPIRDAQDPKPSMRSWLDSLPPAARSEAFDLAMNMARANASFAERCAREVEGRQDQLARFSAEWHRKPMLAMACLVFFLIGAPLGAIIRRGGMGLPVVLAILFFLVFHIVSFATEKLVIAGEMRGWPGMWMGLLVLLPVGLFITWKASVDSPLLDRDAYHRGWERLRSRLRRSKNDAHPAALQ
- a CDS encoding nuclear transport factor 2 family protein, encoding MRQLVILLLLVASCQAPFGQADESAIRQLMAEQEAAWDRGDIPGFMAAYADSICFHSPKGNTCGKQQVTENYMRSYPTPEHMGDLRFGIHELLPAGADHAWLSGSWALHRKADTLEGAFALLWERQPEGWRILRDHTY
- a CDS encoding rhomboid family intramembrane serine protease; amino-acid sequence: MLDETGAPITLLLLGASVVLSVLAFGNQKLFSDLLFEPFVIKARGQWHRFITHAFIHANWPHLLVNMFVLFGFGQHVEQALWFYAPAAPALAFATLYLGGVLFSSLPAYRRHIHDPNYRAVGASGAVSAVLFAYILMTPTNTIRFLFIPAPIPAWVFGGLYLAYSWYMDKRGQDNVAHDAHFYGAVFGLVFMIVLDPGTVAAFITQILGE